One Antiquaquibacter oligotrophicus genomic region harbors:
- a CDS encoding mandelate racemase/muconate lactonizing enzyme family protein — protein sequence MMKITGYRALRTFHDWGRPVGDVNGFVSSGITEVPVVVLETDEGITGVGMGSHQDIDRLYPALDGQDPRAVSMLYDRMLARVFKAGHAGATFGGLGTLDMALWDIKAKLAGEPLWRLLGGGDRFVAGYASGLDIALDDDQLASFYKTMAERGFSSGKLKGGRNVDDDNRRLGIIYEELRRNAAHPALMLDANESWNLKQAVRHIAAVEAVHDLTWIEEPLRRWDAAGHARLTRSIRAAVATGENLTGLEQYTPLFDAGAVDVVQAASVWGITHFLRVAYAAHSRDLPVSPVGLTANPAVAHAAAVIPNHLSAEVQDLGSPLGITIDVEYSDGGIVLGETPGVGVTIDEDEIATAAKTEASWLIKEGPHVRPDRAGLQLVAERAALPLA from the coding sequence ATGATGAAGATAACGGGATACCGCGCTCTGCGTACCTTCCACGACTGGGGTCGCCCCGTGGGCGACGTCAACGGCTTCGTGAGCTCCGGCATTACCGAGGTCCCCGTCGTTGTCCTCGAGACCGACGAAGGCATCACGGGTGTCGGCATGGGCTCCCACCAGGACATCGATCGCCTCTACCCCGCCCTCGACGGGCAGGATCCACGAGCCGTCTCCATGCTCTATGACCGGATGCTCGCGCGCGTCTTCAAAGCTGGCCACGCCGGCGCCACCTTCGGTGGACTCGGCACACTCGACATGGCGCTGTGGGACATCAAGGCCAAACTCGCGGGTGAACCCCTGTGGCGCCTGCTCGGCGGGGGTGACCGCTTCGTCGCCGGTTACGCCTCCGGGCTCGACATCGCCCTCGACGACGACCAGCTCGCCTCGTTCTACAAGACCATGGCCGAGCGCGGGTTCAGTTCGGGCAAACTCAAGGGCGGCCGCAACGTCGACGACGACAACCGTCGTCTCGGAATCATTTACGAGGAGTTGCGTCGCAACGCCGCGCACCCGGCCCTCATGCTCGACGCGAACGAATCGTGGAACCTCAAGCAGGCCGTCCGCCACATCGCGGCTGTCGAGGCCGTGCACGACCTCACGTGGATCGAAGAGCCGCTGCGTCGCTGGGATGCCGCGGGCCACGCGCGACTCACACGCTCGATCCGCGCCGCCGTCGCCACAGGCGAGAACCTCACGGGACTGGAGCAGTACACCCCGCTCTTCGACGCCGGAGCAGTCGATGTCGTACAGGCCGCGAGCGTGTGGGGCATCACGCACTTCCTTCGAGTCGCCTACGCCGCACACAGTCGTGACCTCCCGGTCAGCCCCGTCGGCCTCACCGCCAACCCGGCAGTAGCCCATGCCGCGGCCGTGATCCCCAACCATCTCTCGGCTGAAGTGCAAGACCTCGGATCGCCGCTCGGCATCACCATCGACGTCGAGTACTCCGACGGCGGCATCGTTCTCGGCGAAACCCCCGGCGTTGGCGTGACGATCGACGAGGATGAGATCGCGACCGCGGCCAAGACCGAGGCATCCTGGCTCATCAAGGAAGGCCCGCACGTGCGGCCGGATCGCGCGGGGCTGCAGCTCGTCGCCGAGCGCGCCGCGCTTCCGTTGGCCTGA
- a CDS encoding FadR/GntR family transcriptional regulator, which translates to MSEHVASPVPLRRSVLGGSDPRTPPARLGVAVVADLVAAIVTGELEPGDVLPPESTLSQRFGVSRTVIRESVKRVEEKGLVVVAQGRGTTVNPPSAWNVLDPVVLSALVDHDDTLGVLDELTIVRASLEASMSAEAARRLSPESSADLQNAFDETAKHLGDFDAYNDADAAFHYLIMEQSGIRLAANITRILFARARESARFTGNQGPEAMDITLDEHRRILEAILQGDADGAAQAMQEHIASAWARRRPKDEPKRS; encoded by the coding sequence ATGAGTGAGCACGTCGCGAGTCCCGTCCCCCTGCGACGCTCCGTGCTCGGCGGCTCCGACCCGAGGACTCCCCCGGCACGATTAGGCGTCGCGGTAGTCGCCGACCTTGTCGCCGCGATCGTCACGGGTGAGCTCGAGCCCGGCGATGTACTGCCCCCCGAAAGTACCCTCAGCCAGCGATTCGGGGTGAGCCGCACCGTGATTCGCGAATCCGTCAAACGAGTCGAGGAGAAGGGTCTCGTGGTCGTCGCGCAGGGTCGCGGCACAACCGTCAACCCGCCGAGCGCGTGGAACGTGCTCGACCCCGTTGTGCTGTCCGCGCTCGTCGACCACGACGACACACTCGGTGTGCTTGACGAGCTCACGATCGTGCGCGCAAGCCTCGAAGCGTCGATGTCGGCCGAAGCCGCGCGACGCCTCAGCCCCGAGTCATCCGCCGACCTCCAGAACGCCTTCGACGAGACCGCGAAGCACCTCGGGGACTTCGACGCCTACAACGATGCGGATGCCGCGTTCCACTACCTGATCATGGAGCAGTCCGGAATCCGTCTCGCGGCGAACATCACGCGCATCCTGTTCGCCCGCGCGCGTGAGAGCGCCCGCTTCACCGGCAATCAGGGCCCGGAAGCGATGGACATCACTCTCGATGAGCACCGCAGGATTCTCGAGGCGATCCTCCAGGGTGATGCTGACGGTGCAGCCCAAGCGATGCAGGAGCACATTGCGAGCGCGTGGGCGCGACGTCGCCCGAAGGACGAGCCGAAGCGCTCCTAG
- a CDS encoding L-rhamnose mutarotase, with protein sequence MTRRFGMACRVLPEKREEYLELHSAVWPQVEATITECGIRNFTIFVRGDVLFGYYEYIGEDYDADQAKMAEDPVTREWWSRTDPCQYGFDDDAPEGVRWQEFDEVWHLD encoded by the coding sequence ATGACTCGTCGCTTCGGCATGGCTTGCCGTGTTCTACCCGAGAAGCGCGAGGAGTACCTCGAATTGCACTCCGCGGTCTGGCCGCAGGTCGAGGCCACCATCACCGAGTGTGGCATCCGTAACTTCACGATCTTCGTCCGCGGTGATGTGCTGTTCGGCTACTACGAGTACATCGGTGAGGACTACGACGCCGATCAGGCCAAGATGGCGGAGGATCCCGTCACTCGCGAGTGGTGGTCACGCACCGACCCGTGTCAGTACGGGTTCGACGATGACGCTCCCGAGGGTGTGCGCTGGCAGGAGTTCGACGAGGTCTGGCACCTCGACTAG
- a CDS encoding carbohydrate ABC transporter permease, with product MSATNAPKTALRWTGRGIAGIIIVGFVLFFITPIVWLLLAPTKNARQLLLDNPFSFGGFDQLAANWESLTSFQNGLIWVWLGNAAFYSLVALVITLVISIPAGYALALTEFKGRSTLLAITLIVMLIPNTALVLPVFLELSAVKLVGTPLSVILPFSFFPFGVYLTYIYFSTTVSRDLLNAARIDGAGEFRVFAQVAMPLATPVIALVGFFSFVQNWNNYFLPYVMVPGRRAPIQVGIAELLSNVPQFNPTNASSTTIDLPTLALATLFAVAPVLLIFLFSQRFLVSGMTAGGTKE from the coding sequence TTGAGCGCGACTAATGCCCCCAAGACGGCCCTCCGGTGGACGGGCCGAGGCATTGCCGGCATCATCATTGTCGGCTTCGTCCTGTTCTTCATCACGCCCATCGTGTGGCTATTGCTCGCGCCGACCAAAAACGCGCGCCAGCTGCTCCTCGACAACCCGTTCTCATTCGGCGGGTTCGATCAACTCGCCGCCAACTGGGAGAGTCTCACGAGCTTCCAGAACGGTCTGATCTGGGTGTGGCTCGGCAACGCGGCGTTCTACTCACTTGTTGCCCTCGTCATCACCCTCGTGATCAGCATCCCGGCCGGCTATGCACTAGCTCTTACCGAGTTCAAGGGTCGCAGTACGCTGCTGGCCATCACCCTCATCGTGATGTTGATCCCCAACACGGCACTGGTGCTGCCCGTGTTCCTCGAATTGAGCGCGGTGAAACTCGTGGGAACCCCGCTCTCGGTGATTCTGCCGTTCTCGTTCTTCCCGTTCGGGGTGTACCTGACCTACATCTACTTCTCGACGACGGTCTCGCGTGATCTGCTCAACGCTGCACGTATTGACGGCGCGGGGGAGTTCCGGGTTTTCGCGCAGGTGGCGATGCCGCTCGCCACGCCCGTTATCGCCCTGGTTGGCTTCTTCAGCTTCGTGCAGAACTGGAACAACTACTTCTTGCCGTACGTCATGGTGCCGGGCCGCAGGGCGCCCATCCAGGTCGGCATCGCCGAACTGCTGTCCAACGTGCCGCAGTTCAATCCGACCAACGCGTCGTCGACAACGATCGACCTTCCCACCCTCGCTCTCGCAACACTTTTTGCCGTTGCACCGGTTCTCCTGATATTCCTGTTCTCGCAGCGTTTCCTCGTTTCGGGAATGACTGCGGGAGGAACAAAGGAATGA
- a CDS encoding carbohydrate ABC transporter permease: protein MSTNTPLAAAPLTERQPAGVRRGRAGSTTRAQAVTGYFFVSGYTLFLVFFGILPALYAVFLAFTKQGAFVGVDNFARVFADYRFLPAVAHVAAYVAIWLVALLLFVVLLALIVHAIRVRWLSNASRFIFYIPGALAGAASVMLWLFVLDPTVSPVSFLLRALGSESLVTTVQLDSLPIVLAIIAFWTGAGGWIVIMYGALNNISTDVMEAARIDGSGPISTAWYIQIPLLRKWISYMAILSLAAGTQLFVEPRVLSQATRGVVPQDYSLNQLAFLYAFRQNDFNGSAAISLVLLVVALGLSVFFVFRGGLFERD, encoded by the coding sequence ATGAGTACTAACACCCCGCTGGCTGCCGCTCCCCTCACGGAGCGGCAGCCAGCCGGCGTGCGCCGAGGCCGCGCCGGAAGCACTACCCGAGCCCAGGCCGTCACGGGGTACTTCTTCGTGAGTGGTTACACGCTGTTCCTCGTCTTCTTCGGCATCCTCCCGGCGTTGTACGCGGTCTTCCTCGCGTTCACCAAGCAGGGCGCCTTTGTCGGTGTCGACAACTTCGCGAGAGTTTTTGCCGACTACCGCTTCCTTCCCGCGGTGGCCCACGTCGCCGCCTACGTCGCCATCTGGTTGGTGGCGCTCCTGCTCTTCGTTGTTCTGCTCGCCCTCATCGTTCATGCGATCCGCGTCCGCTGGCTCTCCAACGCATCGCGCTTCATCTTCTACATCCCCGGCGCGCTCGCGGGGGCCGCGAGCGTCATGCTCTGGCTGTTTGTGCTCGACCCGACGGTGAGCCCCGTGTCCTTCCTTCTCAGGGCCCTCGGGAGCGAAAGCCTCGTCACGACCGTCCAACTCGACTCACTGCCGATCGTTCTCGCGATCATCGCGTTTTGGACCGGAGCGGGCGGATGGATCGTCATCATGTACGGCGCCCTCAACAACATCAGCACCGATGTGATGGAGGCCGCCCGTATCGACGGATCTGGCCCGATCTCGACGGCCTGGTACATCCAGATCCCGCTCCTTCGTAAGTGGATCTCGTACATGGCGATCCTGTCGCTGGCCGCGGGAACCCAACTCTTCGTTGAGCCGCGCGTGCTGTCGCAGGCCACGCGCGGCGTTGTGCCCCAGGATTACTCACTCAACCAACTCGCGTTCCTCTACGCGTTCCGTCAGAACGACTTCAACGGGTCAGCTGCGATCTCCCTCGTGTTGCTTGTTGTCGCGCTCGGACTGTCGGTCTTCTTTGTGTTCCGTGGAGGTCTCTTTGAGCGCGACTAA
- a CDS encoding ABC transporter substrate-binding protein, which produces MSSQHRRPFTRSRRIFAATAAVAVAGMLAACSGGTGEVNEDYGFAIAEQVEGSPITIWADATRQPAVEAFQAAHPDIEVDLVIDDGSASGSATFQTKIALADQAGEGWPDVVFSTQNNDASWASKEANGVQAFAAPLNKGYFDEDFLDGFTSGALDPLTVDDTVWGLRNDLAPVLFWYNQQLMDEFGYEVPTTWEEYEALGERLATEHPGYFLGSVGDSFVGPYVYYWAGAAPIFQVDGNTFSSDVNAPNSVRVTEMLDTMVANGSLIQDSVFSAEFVAKSANLLAIPGPAWYAGALFQNPDSVNAAEGQWGTAEPLYWEGDEKVTGNVGGGTWFASSHSQNLEAVKTFLEYIVSDPEVAGTGGLPAYQSAADTWVADQASSGFFSGDFETSINTAASSVWSGWGFPNFSAETSYSKIVVPALAAGQSIADVADAWQTEMENEATVVGYTVQ; this is translated from the coding sequence ATGTCATCACAGCATCGCCGACCGTTCACTCGATCCCGCCGCATCTTTGCTGCCACCGCCGCTGTAGCGGTTGCCGGCATGCTCGCCGCGTGCTCGGGCGGCACGGGTGAAGTAAACGAGGATTACGGCTTTGCCATCGCCGAGCAGGTAGAGGGCAGCCCCATCACGATCTGGGCAGACGCCACGCGTCAGCCCGCGGTCGAGGCCTTCCAGGCCGCACACCCCGACATCGAGGTCGACCTCGTCATCGACGACGGTTCCGCGAGCGGATCCGCGACCTTCCAGACCAAGATCGCGCTTGCCGACCAGGCCGGTGAGGGATGGCCGGATGTCGTCTTCTCGACTCAGAACAACGATGCATCGTGGGCGTCCAAGGAGGCCAACGGCGTTCAGGCATTCGCGGCGCCCCTCAACAAGGGCTACTTCGATGAGGACTTCCTCGATGGATTCACATCCGGCGCTCTCGACCCGCTAACGGTCGACGACACCGTGTGGGGTCTGCGCAACGACCTCGCCCCCGTGCTCTTCTGGTACAACCAGCAGCTCATGGACGAGTTCGGCTACGAAGTTCCCACCACGTGGGAAGAGTACGAGGCACTCGGCGAGCGTCTTGCCACCGAGCACCCCGGTTACTTCCTCGGTTCGGTCGGTGACAGCTTCGTCGGCCCCTACGTCTACTACTGGGCGGGCGCAGCGCCCATCTTCCAGGTCGACGGCAACACGTTCAGCTCGGACGTGAACGCGCCGAACTCGGTGCGCGTCACCGAGATGCTCGACACCATGGTCGCCAACGGCAGCCTCATCCAGGACAGTGTGTTCAGTGCCGAGTTCGTTGCGAAGTCGGCAAACCTCCTCGCGATCCCCGGCCCTGCCTGGTATGCGGGTGCACTGTTCCAGAACCCCGACAGCGTCAACGCCGCCGAGGGTCAGTGGGGCACCGCTGAGCCGCTCTACTGGGAGGGTGACGAGAAGGTCACCGGCAACGTCGGTGGTGGAACGTGGTTCGCCTCGAGCCACTCGCAGAACCTCGAAGCGGTCAAGACCTTCCTCGAGTACATCGTGAGCGACCCCGAGGTTGCGGGTACGGGTGGCCTTCCCGCCTACCAGTCGGCAGCCGACACGTGGGTCGCCGACCAGGCCTCGAGCGGATTCTTCTCCGGAGACTTCGAGACCTCGATCAACACGGCTGCCTCGAGCGTGTGGAGTGGCTGGGGCTTCCCCAACTTCAGCGCTGAGACCTCGTACTCGAAGATCGTCGTTCCGGCTCTCGCTGCAGGTCAGTCCATCGCGGATGTCGCGGACGCCTGGCAGACCGAGATGGAGAACGAAGCGACCGTCGTCGGTTACACCGTTCAGTAA
- a CDS encoding VOC family protein translates to MAIHLNPYLNFRDSAREAMGFYQSVLGGELSVMTLGEFQMADDPAEADKVMHAQLETPTGLILQGADVPNSMGLTPGDNVSVSLHGDDNTELQRYWDGLTAGGTIIVPFEVAPWGDRFGMFVDRFGINWLVNGAPE, encoded by the coding sequence GTGGCCATTCATCTGAACCCGTACCTGAATTTTCGGGACTCTGCGCGAGAAGCGATGGGGTTCTACCAGTCCGTGCTCGGCGGCGAGCTGTCTGTGATGACCCTCGGTGAGTTTCAGATGGCGGATGACCCCGCTGAGGCCGACAAGGTTATGCACGCCCAACTCGAAACCCCAACGGGCCTCATCCTCCAGGGAGCCGATGTCCCGAACTCGATGGGCTTGACTCCCGGTGACAACGTCTCGGTCTCGCTTCACGGCGATGACAACACCGAATTGCAGCGGTACTGGGACGGCTTGACCGCAGGCGGAACGATCATCGTGCCGTTCGAGGTCGCACCCTGGGGCGACCGGTTCGGGATGTTTGTCGACCGATTCGGTATCAACTGGCTCGTCAACGGCGCTCCGGAGTAG
- a CDS encoding PPOX class F420-dependent oxidoreductase, whose translation MRDFTTVHLTDEARQFLSDYHLATLSTVAKDGSIHVVPVGFTLRDGVARIISGGGSQKVRNIERDPHVTICQVEGGRWITITGTARVARDAASVAEAVELYAGRYRQPRPNPERVAIIIEIEGVLASQGMFD comes from the coding sequence GTGCGCGACTTCACTACCGTCCATCTGACCGACGAAGCCCGACAGTTTCTCAGCGATTACCACTTGGCAACACTCTCCACCGTCGCGAAAGACGGCTCGATTCACGTCGTACCGGTCGGCTTCACGTTGCGCGACGGCGTGGCCCGCATCATCTCGGGCGGGGGCTCGCAGAAGGTACGCAACATCGAACGGGATCCGCACGTGACGATCTGCCAGGTCGAGGGCGGCCGGTGGATCACCATCACGGGAACGGCACGCGTGGCGAGGGATGCTGCATCCGTCGCCGAGGCAGTCGAGCTGTACGCGGGCCGCTACCGGCAGCCCCGCCCAAACCCCGAACGTGTGGCGATCATCATCGAGATCGAGGGTGTGCTGGCAAGCCAGGGGATGTTCGACTAA
- a CDS encoding PadR family transcriptional regulator, with protein sequence MRTTPPTGFDLWESLDGLREAFAPKVAARMGRGDIRTAILVALLEQPMHGYQIIQAIEARTNGAWKPSPGSIYPTLQLLADEGLVTAEQQGERKVYSLTESGRAVADESAEGPLPWAPRRSREWEAKTELPKAGAKLAQAAAQVAQSGTRDQQDRAVAVIDEARRKIYTILAED encoded by the coding sequence ATGCGCACCACACCCCCCACCGGCTTCGATCTCTGGGAGAGCCTCGACGGCCTCCGCGAAGCCTTCGCCCCCAAGGTCGCCGCACGAATGGGGCGCGGAGACATCCGCACCGCCATCCTCGTTGCCCTCCTCGAACAGCCCATGCACGGGTACCAAATCATCCAGGCCATCGAAGCGCGCACCAACGGCGCGTGGAAGCCAAGCCCCGGATCCATCTACCCCACGCTGCAGCTCCTCGCCGACGAAGGACTCGTCACCGCCGAGCAACAGGGCGAACGCAAGGTGTACTCGCTCACCGAAAGCGGCCGCGCCGTCGCCGACGAATCGGCGGAAGGCCCCCTCCCCTGGGCGCCGCGCCGGTCGCGCGAATGGGAAGCGAAGACGGAACTCCCCAAGGCGGGCGCCAAGCTCGCACAGGCCGCAGCGCAAGTCGCCCAGTCCGGAACACGCGACCAGCAGGACCGCGCCGTCGCCGTCATCGACGAAGCACGGCGCAAGATCTACACGATCCTCGCCGAGGACTGA
- a CDS encoding ABC1 kinase family protein, which translates to MRFATRVLVQAWWFELVLPRFGLARFAARGRIPRLQKVARRFHGLAIELGGLMIKVGQFMSSRLDVLPPEITRELEGLQDEVAPEAFERIRAQAEAELGLSLSDAFASFDPVAIAAASLGQAHRATLSEGLAADLGFTDVVVKVQRPGIESIVEVDLAALRRVSRWLARVRIVSSRVDAPALVEEFAATSLEEIDYLHEGANAERFEADFAGDARVAAPTVVWERTTLRVLTLSDVTAIKISDVAGLTAAGINPAEVAQELARATFQQIFVAGFFHADPHPGNIFVTPGATGEPGDWRLTYIDFGMMGEITDTLRAGLRDFILAVVARDSRALVASLERLEVLLPSTETDELERAMSALFDRFGGMGVAELQRVDPRELEVFAARFGETIRSLPFQLPENFLLLIRTISLISGVTSALNRDFNMWDAVEPFARTVLNPGTGALREFGQQAVSFASTLARLPRRVDELAARVERGQVAVRTPELDRRMRLLQRAVSRVASAVVFSALLIAGVLLRPTDEVLGWVLMGASVVPLLHVVLGGRGR; encoded by the coding sequence ATGCGCTTCGCGACGCGTGTGCTCGTGCAAGCGTGGTGGTTCGAACTCGTGCTCCCGCGTTTCGGTCTCGCGCGTTTCGCCGCGCGGGGGCGAATCCCCCGCCTGCAGAAGGTCGCGCGACGCTTTCACGGTCTCGCCATCGAACTCGGCGGGCTGATGATCAAGGTCGGACAGTTCATGTCGTCGCGCCTCGACGTGCTCCCACCCGAGATCACTCGCGAGCTCGAGGGACTCCAAGACGAAGTCGCGCCCGAAGCGTTCGAGAGGATTCGTGCGCAGGCGGAAGCGGAGTTGGGGCTGTCACTCTCGGACGCGTTCGCCTCGTTCGACCCGGTGGCCATCGCCGCGGCATCCCTCGGCCAGGCCCACCGCGCGACACTGTCGGAGGGCCTCGCCGCCGATCTCGGTTTCACGGACGTTGTGGTCAAAGTCCAACGCCCCGGCATCGAATCGATCGTCGAGGTCGACCTCGCGGCCCTTCGGCGAGTGTCGCGGTGGCTCGCGCGTGTGCGCATCGTGTCATCGCGTGTCGATGCGCCAGCGCTGGTCGAGGAGTTCGCCGCGACGAGCCTCGAAGAGATCGACTACCTGCACGAGGGCGCAAACGCCGAGCGTTTCGAGGCCGACTTCGCTGGGGATGCGCGAGTTGCCGCGCCGACGGTCGTGTGGGAGCGCACCACTCTGCGTGTTCTCACGCTCTCGGATGTCACGGCCATCAAGATCAGCGATGTCGCGGGCCTCACCGCCGCCGGCATCAACCCCGCGGAGGTAGCTCAGGAGCTCGCACGCGCGACGTTCCAGCAGATCTTCGTCGCGGGCTTCTTCCACGCCGACCCGCACCCCGGCAACATTTTCGTCACCCCGGGGGCTACCGGCGAGCCCGGCGATTGGCGTCTCACCTACATCGACTTCGGGATGATGGGCGAGATCACCGACACCCTCCGCGCTGGGCTGCGTGACTTCATCCTCGCCGTCGTCGCCCGGGACTCGCGCGCCCTCGTCGCCTCGCTCGAACGACTCGAAGTGCTCCTGCCGTCGACGGAGACGGACGAACTGGAGCGGGCCATGTCCGCCCTGTTCGACAGGTTCGGCGGCATGGGGGTAGCGGAGCTCCAACGGGTGGACCCCCGAGAACTCGAGGTCTTCGCGGCACGATTCGGGGAAACCATCCGTTCACTGCCGTTCCAACTGCCCGAGAACTTTCTCCTGCTCATCCGCACGATCTCGCTCATCTCCGGTGTCACGAGCGCACTCAACCGCGATTTCAACATGTGGGACGCCGTCGAACCCTTCGCGCGCACCGTGTTGAACCCCGGCACGGGCGCGTTGCGGGAGTTCGGTCAGCAAGCCGTGTCGTTCGCCTCAACACTCGCGCGGCTCCCCCGCCGCGTTGACGAACTGGCGGCGAGAGTCGAACGCGGACAAGTCGCCGTGCGCACCCCGGAACTGGACCGACGGATGCGCCTCCTCCAGCGCGCCGTCAGTCGGGTCGCTTCCGCCGTCGTCTTCTCGGCGCTGCTCATCGCGGGGGTGCTCCTGCGCCCGACGGACGAGGTGCTCGGCTGGGTGCTCATGGGCGCCTCGGTGGTGCCGCTCCTCCACGTTGTGCTGGGTGGTCGCGGGCGGTAG